GTTGATCCTTTGGCTATGGTTGGCATTTTTTCTTAATCAGGGGGATCGGCAAATCTACAACACTGTTATTCCGCTGATCAAGCCCGACCTAAATCTGACGGACGTACAAATTGGCCTAGTAGCGACTATCTTCCTTTTGGTGTATGGTCTGCTAGTTCCTTTTGCGGGCTATGCGGGAGATCTTTTTCAACGTAAGTGGATTGTCTTTACCAGCCTACTGGTATTCAGTATTGGCACTTTGTTTACCGGAACAGCTAGTACGTTTGTTTTTTTGGTTATCTACCGCAGTGTAGCTACCGGGGCGGGTGAAGCCTTTTATTATCCAGCCGCCAACACCCTGATTGCTCAGCATCACCAGCGTACCCGGGCGATGGCTATCTCTATCCATCAAACGGCCAATTACGTAGGGGTGGTGGCTAGCGGTTTCTTAGCGGGCTACATCGGTGAGCAGTTTGGCTGGCGCTCGTCCTTCTATGCGTTTGGGGCAGCCGGAGTCGTAGTGGCAGCGATCATTGCCTTGCGGGTAAAAAGTGATAAAATAACGGAGCAGGGGGTATCCCGCGATCAAATTACAATTCGGGAGGCCATTCAGTACACCTTGGCCAAAAAAACGCTGATTCTGCTAAGTAGTGCTTTCGGATTAATGGTGTTTGCCTTACTGGGGTACCTCACTTGGATGCCTACCTTTCTTCACGAAAAGTTCGGGCTACCGCTGGCGGAAGCGGGCTTTTCCTCCATGTTTTACCATCACCTACTCGCATTTGTGGGCGTATTATTAGGCGGAAGGTGGTCAGACCATATCGCCAAGCAGCGCAAAAAATTTCGGGTAGAAATCAAAATGATGGGTATGCTGCTAGGGGCACCCTTTATCTTCATGATGGGCAGCGTATCCGATCTGTGGTGGTGCTATTTGGGACTGGCAGGCTACGGGCTGTTTCGGGGAATGTACGACTCCAATTTATTTGCCGCACTTTACGAGGTCATTGAGCCTAAGTATCGATCTTCGGCTACGGGCATCATGATTTCCTTTGCGTTTATTGTGGGAGCCCTGGCACCCGTTGCTTTGGGGTGGATCAAGCAGCAGGCTGGATTGGAACTAGCGATCCAGTGCTTGGCTATTGCTCAGATAATCGCTGGGATATTACTGGCACTGGCTACTCGATATACCTTTAGTAAGGATCAAATTTCAGAATAAGATTAAAACCCCTTTAGCCTAATGAAGTTTTCTCACTTGTTTTTTTCTAACCAACCCGATGTAACTTGGCAACTGGTACGCCAGATGGGGGTTAAATACGCGATTGCCAAGTTGGCCCCCGAACTCACTGGCCAGCTTCCTCCCTACGATATTGATTCGCTGCGTACAGCTCAGGATACTTTTGCCGAACATGGCCTGGAACTCATTGGCCTAGAAGGCGATCAAATGGATATGCACCGCATTAAACTAGGATTAGCAGGGCGGGATGAGGACATTGACCATTATTGTCAGATGTTGGAAAACATGGGACAGCTCCATATCCGGCTACTCTGCTACAACTTTATGGTCACCGGCTGGCACCGCACCCGATTAGATCAGCAGGAACGCGGTGGGGCACTAGTGACGGCCTTCGACTACGAACAAGCCCAGCAATCGCCGAACCCTTTGGGGGTGACCATATCCGCGGAGCAGGTCTTCGATAATTACCACTATTTCATCGAGCGGGTCATGCCGGTAGCCGAACAAGCAGGGGTAAAGATGGGGCTTCATCCCGACGATCCTCCAGTTTCCCCCTTACAAGGCATTGGCCGGGCATTTACCAACGCGACGGAGATCAGACGGGCACTAGCAGTCTCGGGCAGTCCCTCGCACGGACTCACTTTTTGCCAGGGCACTTATACCACTATGCAGGAGGATGTTGCAGCACTGGTCCGAGAGTGGATTCCTCGCATCTTCTTTTTGCACCTACGCGATGTTGTGGGTTCACCTGCCCGGTTTCACGAAACATTTCACGATAACGGCCCCACCGACATGGTAAGTAGGCTAGCATTGTATCAGGAAATTGGCTACGACGGGCCAGTTCGCTCCGATCATGTGCCCACAATGGCCGGGGAGACCAATCATCGGCCGGGGTACGGAATGTACGGCAACCTGTTTGGCATTGGGTACCTAAAGGGAATTATGGAAGCCCTAGCTATAGATTTTACGTGATTATTTATTGACGTAGTTTTCCAACTAAACGATCTCTATGAATTCACCTTACACAATAAAAACACTGATGGACGGACTCAACTTTCCGGAAGCCCCGCTGATTGACCAGCGAGGACGCATTTGGTGTACTGAACTATTTGCCGGAGCCATTACCTGTTTAGATGCCAATGCTGTGAGGCGGCTATCCGTAGGCACTACAGCGAACGGGATGATTGAAGATGCCCAAGGAGACTTTTACATAACCGATTCGGCTGAAAATGTTGTTCGCTGGGCCAATGCAGAAACGGGTGAGGCGAAGCCCCTATTTGATAAGACCAACGAGGGGGAAACCATTCATCGGCCTAATGATCTGTGCTTTGATAAACTGGGGAACTTACTAGTAACCTGCCACGCCGAAGCCCGCACTACGCCCGATGGCTACGTGGTGGTACAAACTCTCGCTGGGGAGGTAAAAAAAGTGAGTACTAAAAAATACTTTCCCAACGGGATTGCCCTTGACGCATTAGGTACCACGCTGTACTTTTCAGAAACTTATAAACACCGGGTGTGGAAAGCGACCTGGAACCCAAATGCGTGCGTCATTGAGCACGAAGTCCCTTGGGTAGATGTAGGCGGCCCCATTGGCCCAGATGGTATGTGCCTCGACTGCCAGGGTAATGTTTACGTCACCGTGTTCGATCAGAGCAAAATTGAAGTAATTAGCCCCGAGGGTACAATCATTGAAACAATTCGCTTGCCCTACGCCCGGCCTACCAGTTGCGCTTTTGATACCAGCGGGCAGCACGGCCTTCTGGTGACGGATGCTGACCAAGGACTATTATTTAGTGTAAACCATGCCGCTGAGGGGTTGCCGCCTTTTCGTCGGTCTTGAGTCAATAATTAATCTTACTTATTCGTACAACTACCTAAGTGACTATGAAACTCAGTGGAAAAATTGCTTTTGTGACCGGCGCTAGTCGGGGAATAGGGTTAGCGATAGCCCAAGAAATGGCAAATCAGGGAGCCAAAGTGGTTATCAACGATTTGTCGGCTGACCGAACCGATGGGGCGGTTGCCACCATAATCGCTAAAGGTGGGCAGGCATTGGCCTTACCGGGTGATATCAGCGACACCTCGTTCGTCAAAACGTCTTTCGAGAAGATAACAGCAACCTGGGGTGAGGTCAATATTTTGGTGAACAATGCCGCCGTTGAGGCTCGCAAATCCTCCCTTGATTTTACCGAAGAAGACTATGATACTATGATGCGGGTAAATTTGAAGGCCGCTTTTTTTCTAGCGCAGCGGGCCCTAAAAAGCATGGTGGGGCAACAGTGGGGACGGGTGATTAACATTTCTTCGGTGCACGAAGAAATCCCGACTGGATTTTGTAGCATTTACAGTATGACTAAGGCAGGCCTACGGATGATGACCCGGGAACTGGCGCACGAATTCTCTCAGTACGGTATCACGGTTAATAATATTGCCCCCGGGGCTATTCGCACTGACATGAATAAGAAGGTACTATCCGACCCAGCCTACGAACAAAAAGTACTCGCTAAAATTCCAGCTCGATTTATTGGGCAACCGCACGATGTAGCTAAGTTAGCAGCCTTTTTAGCCACGGACGATGCCCGTTACATTACCGGAGCTACCTATTTAGTGGATGGGGGATTGGCTCTGTAGTTGAAGGTATCCGTTCTGTTAAGTGCTTTCAACTGCCTCGAGCAAGGGCTGATTAATCCCTTCGGTGAGGTTCTGGCTGATGACCGTGGCTGCTCTTCCGAGCAGTG
This region of Tunicatimonas pelagia genomic DNA includes:
- a CDS encoding MFS transporter yields the protein MKNNLIIQQPIKAYYRWELILWLWLAFFLNQGDRQIYNTVIPLIKPDLNLTDVQIGLVATIFLLVYGLLVPFAGYAGDLFQRKWIVFTSLLVFSIGTLFTGTASTFVFLVIYRSVATGAGEAFYYPAANTLIAQHHQRTRAMAISIHQTANYVGVVASGFLAGYIGEQFGWRSSFYAFGAAGVVVAAIIALRVKSDKITEQGVSRDQITIREAIQYTLAKKTLILLSSAFGLMVFALLGYLTWMPTFLHEKFGLPLAEAGFSSMFYHHLLAFVGVLLGGRWSDHIAKQRKKFRVEIKMMGMLLGAPFIFMMGSVSDLWWCYLGLAGYGLFRGMYDSNLFAALYEVIEPKYRSSATGIMISFAFIVGALAPVALGWIKQQAGLELAIQCLAIAQIIAGILLALATRYTFSKDQISE
- a CDS encoding mannonate dehydratase gives rise to the protein MKFSHLFFSNQPDVTWQLVRQMGVKYAIAKLAPELTGQLPPYDIDSLRTAQDTFAEHGLELIGLEGDQMDMHRIKLGLAGRDEDIDHYCQMLENMGQLHIRLLCYNFMVTGWHRTRLDQQERGGALVTAFDYEQAQQSPNPLGVTISAEQVFDNYHYFIERVMPVAEQAGVKMGLHPDDPPVSPLQGIGRAFTNATEIRRALAVSGSPSHGLTFCQGTYTTMQEDVAALVREWIPRIFFLHLRDVVGSPARFHETFHDNGPTDMVSRLALYQEIGYDGPVRSDHVPTMAGETNHRPGYGMYGNLFGIGYLKGIMEALAIDFT
- a CDS encoding SMP-30/gluconolactonase/LRE family protein, with translation MNSPYTIKTLMDGLNFPEAPLIDQRGRIWCTELFAGAITCLDANAVRRLSVGTTANGMIEDAQGDFYITDSAENVVRWANAETGEAKPLFDKTNEGETIHRPNDLCFDKLGNLLVTCHAEARTTPDGYVVVQTLAGEVKKVSTKKYFPNGIALDALGTTLYFSETYKHRVWKATWNPNACVIEHEVPWVDVGGPIGPDGMCLDCQGNVYVTVFDQSKIEVISPEGTIIETIRLPYARPTSCAFDTSGQHGLLVTDADQGLLFSVNHAAEGLPPFRRS
- a CDS encoding SDR family NAD(P)-dependent oxidoreductase; protein product: MKLSGKIAFVTGASRGIGLAIAQEMANQGAKVVINDLSADRTDGAVATIIAKGGQALALPGDISDTSFVKTSFEKITATWGEVNILVNNAAVEARKSSLDFTEEDYDTMMRVNLKAAFFLAQRALKSMVGQQWGRVINISSVHEEIPTGFCSIYSMTKAGLRMMTRELAHEFSQYGITVNNIAPGAIRTDMNKKVLSDPAYEQKVLAKIPARFIGQPHDVAKLAAFLATDDARYITGATYLVDGGLAL